One region of Halomicrobium sp. LC1Hm genomic DNA includes:
- a CDS encoding protein-L-isoaspartate O-methyltransferase — MEQAVLREDMVDSLTHESKGCLQTPRLADAMRTVSREAFVEDDRAAYSDRSFERFGTRVLAPSTAARLLEALAPEADDDVLIVGVGVGYTAALVAEIVGPERVHAIDITRRLVSDARSNLATAGYEAVLVDRRDGAEGLPEYAPYDKILLEAAAVEPPRALREQLADDGRLVMPLGAAEQTLTVVAADGSQRRLGGVAFQPMLVEGEQADTVERNRTHREDRERAQQAAQSRAGWEQEWIDWDDY, encoded by the coding sequence ATGGAACAGGCGGTGCTGCGGGAAGACATGGTCGACAGCCTGACCCACGAGAGCAAGGGCTGTCTGCAGACACCGCGTCTCGCGGACGCGATGCGAACGGTCTCGCGGGAAGCGTTCGTCGAGGACGACCGAGCGGCCTACTCCGACCGGTCGTTCGAACGGTTCGGGACGCGCGTCCTCGCACCGAGCACCGCGGCACGACTCCTCGAAGCGCTGGCCCCCGAAGCGGACGACGACGTGCTGATCGTCGGCGTCGGCGTCGGCTACACGGCCGCGCTCGTCGCCGAGATCGTCGGTCCCGAGCGCGTACACGCGATCGACATCACGCGTCGGCTGGTGTCCGACGCCCGTTCGAACCTCGCGACGGCCGGCTACGAGGCGGTCCTCGTGGACCGTCGCGACGGGGCCGAGGGACTCCCCGAGTACGCGCCCTACGACAAGATCCTGCTGGAGGCGGCGGCCGTCGAACCGCCGCGCGCGCTCCGGGAGCAACTGGCCGACGACGGTCGCCTGGTCATGCCACTCGGTGCGGCCGAGCAGACGCTGACGGTCGTCGCGGCCGACGGCAGTCAGCGCCGCCTCGGTGGGGTCGCCTTCCAGCCGATGCTCGTCGAGGGCGAGCAGGCAGACACCGTCGAACGCAACCGCACCCACCGCGAGGACCGCGAACGCGCCCAGCAGGCCGCCCAGTCTCGGGCGGGCTGGGAGCAAGAGTGGATCGACTGGGACGACTACTAG
- a CDS encoding HVO_0476 family zinc finger protein: MTDATPGDRLALPCPACSPAFETVHEVLSPGSHVTVRCTECDHTHKEQLPDDDEVQRRVVVSQDGESFSAQVDVPAEEELAKGEEFLLDAEEALMTVRITAVELDEGGRVDSGTAEDVETIWSRAVGNVAVDVTMHPKDGRHDSTESFKLNVPGDYEFTVGATDEFGDNEFTVEGFHVRDDAHGYDREQYDQDRDSALAKDIKRLYVRDESTTAWSAW, translated from the coding sequence ATGACAGACGCGACACCGGGCGATCGCCTCGCCCTGCCGTGCCCGGCGTGTTCGCCGGCCTTCGAGACCGTCCACGAGGTGCTCAGCCCCGGCAGCCACGTGACGGTTCGCTGTACGGAATGTGACCACACCCACAAGGAACAGCTCCCGGACGACGACGAGGTACAGCGCCGCGTCGTCGTCTCACAGGACGGCGAGTCGTTCAGCGCACAGGTCGACGTGCCGGCCGAGGAGGAACTGGCCAAGGGCGAAGAGTTCCTGCTGGACGCCGAGGAGGCCCTGATGACCGTGCGGATCACCGCCGTCGAACTGGATGAGGGCGGACGCGTCGATTCGGGGACCGCCGAAGACGTCGAGACCATCTGGAGCCGCGCGGTCGGGAACGTCGCCGTCGACGTGACGATGCACCCCAAGGACGGCCGCCACGACAGCACCGAGAGCTTCAAGCTCAACGTCCCCGGCGACTACGAGTTCACCGTCGGCGCGACCGACGAGTTCGGCGACAACGAGTTCACCGTCGAAGGGTTCCACGTCCGCGACGACGCGCACGGCTACGACCGCGAGCAGTACGACCAGGACCGCGACAGTGCCCTCGCGAAAGACATCAAGCGACTGTACGTCCGCGACGAGTCGACCACCGCCTGGTCGGCGTGGTAG
- a CDS encoding aminopeptidase: MNSSLRKPARTAVEQCLNLQSTESCAVVTDEKRKAIGEALYRVASEISDDTVFLRYPPGEQHGEEPPEPVAAAMAGADVVLAPTTKSLSHTQARSEANEAGARVATLPGITEGVFLMGLDADYEAIAGHCRDVLAQVEGADEIRVTSPQGTDITFGLGDREWQLDTGIVHEPGEMSNLPAGEVFCSPTTADGTFVVDGTMMPHGQLEGELLEFTVEDGLVTEIGDDAVRQQIEEAAEAVGDAAYNLAELGIGTNVAVRDLVGSVLLDEKAGGTVHIAIGDDHAIGGDTTAPIHLDGILREPTVFADGEEVKLPREE; encoded by the coding sequence ATGAACTCGTCGCTTCGAAAGCCGGCCAGAACCGCGGTCGAGCAGTGTCTGAACCTCCAGTCGACGGAGTCCTGTGCCGTCGTCACCGACGAGAAGCGCAAGGCCATCGGCGAGGCGCTGTACCGCGTCGCCAGCGAGATCAGCGACGACACCGTCTTCCTCCGGTACCCGCCGGGCGAGCAACACGGCGAGGAGCCACCCGAACCGGTCGCCGCCGCGATGGCCGGCGCGGATGTCGTGCTCGCACCGACGACCAAGAGCCTGAGCCACACGCAGGCCCGCAGCGAGGCCAACGAGGCCGGTGCCCGCGTCGCGACGCTCCCCGGCATCACCGAAGGCGTGTTCCTGATGGGATTAGACGCCGACTACGAGGCGATCGCGGGCCACTGTCGAGACGTCCTCGCACAGGTCGAGGGGGCCGACGAGATCCGAGTCACCTCCCCCCAGGGGACCGACATCACCTTCGGGCTGGGCGACCGCGAGTGGCAACTCGACACCGGCATCGTCCACGAGCCCGGCGAGATGTCGAATCTCCCGGCCGGCGAGGTGTTCTGTAGCCCGACGACCGCCGACGGCACCTTCGTCGTCGACGGGACGATGATGCCCCACGGGCAACTGGAGGGGGAACTGCTGGAGTTCACCGTCGAGGACGGGCTCGTCACCGAGATCGGCGACGACGCCGTCCGCCAGCAGATCGAGGAGGCCGCCGAAGCCGTCGGTGACGCCGCCTACAACCTCGCCGAACTCGGGATCGGGACAAACGTCGCCGTCCGGGACCTCGTTGGCTCGGTGCTCCTCGACGAGAAGGCCGGCGGCACCGTCCACATCGCGATCGGCGACGATCACGCCATCGGCGGGGACACGACCGCGCCGATCCACCTCGACGGCATTCTGCGAGAACCGACCGTGTTTGCTGACGGCGAGGAAGTGAAACTTCCTCGGGAGGAGTAA
- a CDS encoding type II glyceraldehyde-3-phosphate dehydrogenase translates to MLRVGINGFGTIGKRVADAVRAQPDMTVAGVAKRTPDYEAEIARDRGYSLFAAAETTPFTAAGIDVAGQVRQLVAASDVVVDATPAGVGERNRALYEELETPAIYQGGEDASVAPVSFNARANYDEAVGADAARVVSCNTTGLSRVLAPLEERYGIEKVRATLVRRGGDPSQTGRGPINDTLPDPVSIPSHHAPDVKTVFPELSIDTMGMKVPATLMHTHAINLTLRATPTAEDVRELLSAEGRLLVIPERLGIDGAGKLKEYTRDAGRPRGDVWENCIWAESLTVEPLSDGRTDCYLFQAIHQEADVVPENVDAIRAIAGLADGPESVERTNEALGIGCGLAGIEPDTAVPARDAASDD, encoded by the coding sequence ATGCTCCGCGTGGGCATCAACGGCTTTGGCACCATCGGAAAACGGGTCGCCGACGCCGTTCGTGCACAACCAGATATGACGGTCGCCGGGGTCGCCAAACGAACACCCGACTACGAGGCCGAGATCGCTCGTGATCGGGGCTACTCGCTTTTCGCCGCCGCAGAGACGACGCCGTTTACTGCGGCTGGAATCGACGTCGCAGGGCAGGTCCGCCAGCTCGTGGCTGCGAGCGACGTTGTCGTCGACGCGACGCCGGCCGGCGTCGGCGAGCGAAACCGTGCGCTGTACGAGGAGTTAGAGACGCCAGCGATCTACCAGGGCGGCGAAGACGCGAGCGTCGCGCCCGTCAGCTTCAACGCCAGGGCGAACTACGACGAGGCGGTCGGTGCCGACGCCGCCCGCGTCGTCTCGTGTAACACGACCGGGCTGTCACGCGTCCTGGCACCGCTGGAGGAACGCTACGGGATCGAGAAGGTGCGCGCGACGCTGGTCCGACGCGGCGGCGACCCCTCACAGACCGGGCGGGGACCGATCAACGACACGCTACCGGACCCCGTCTCGATCCCCTCCCACCACGCGCCGGACGTCAAGACGGTCTTCCCGGAGCTGTCGATCGACACCATGGGCATGAAGGTACCCGCGACGCTGATGCACACCCACGCGATCAACCTCACGCTCCGGGCGACGCCCACCGCCGAGGACGTTCGCGAGCTCCTGAGCGCCGAGGGGCGACTGCTGGTGATTCCAGAACGGCTGGGCATCGACGGCGCGGGCAAGCTCAAAGAGTACACCCGCGACGCGGGCCGACCCCGCGGCGACGTGTGGGAGAACTGCATCTGGGCCGAGTCCCTGACCGTCGAGCCCCTGTCGGACGGCCGTACTGACTGCTACCTGTTCCAGGCGATCCACCAGGAGGCCGACGTGGTCCCCGAAAACGTCGACGCCATCCGGGCGATCGCCGGCCTCGCCGACGGTCCCGAGAGCGTCGAGCGCACCAACGAGGCCCTGGGGATCGGCTGCGGGCTCGCGGGGATAGAGCCCGACACGGCTGTGCCGGCCCGCGACGCGGCGAGCGACGACTGA
- a CDS encoding metallophosphoesterase, with protein sequence MHVGIVSDTHDDTDLVAAAIEQFDAVGVDVVVHCGDFVAPFSAAPFEHEFDFYAVRGNNDGEWALAAQIDEFGTYLGEMGELTLDGVEVAVYHGTSPAIVDALVECGNYDYVLHGHTHERVLEEHGGTVRINPGGIPIETAPEPLHVAVLDTESGEIEFHRL encoded by the coding sequence ATGCACGTTGGGATCGTCTCGGACACTCACGACGACACGGACCTCGTCGCGGCAGCGATCGAGCAGTTCGACGCCGTCGGCGTCGACGTCGTCGTCCACTGCGGTGACTTCGTCGCACCGTTCTCGGCTGCCCCCTTCGAGCACGAGTTCGACTTCTACGCGGTCCGGGGGAACAACGACGGCGAGTGGGCACTCGCCGCCCAGATCGACGAGTTCGGCACTTACCTCGGTGAGATGGGTGAGCTGACCCTGGACGGCGTCGAGGTGGCCGTCTACCACGGCACCAGCCCCGCGATCGTCGACGCGCTGGTCGAGTGTGGCAACTACGACTACGTCCTGCACGGCCACACCCACGAGCGCGTGCTCGAAGAACACGGGGGCACCGTCCGGATCAACCCCGGTGGCATCCCGATCGAGACCGCACCCGAACCGCTCCACGTCGCCGTCCTCGACACCGAGTCGGGCGAGATCGAGTTCCACCGGCTCTGA
- a CDS encoding phosphoglycerate kinase: MAAFQTLDDLADGQRVLVRLDLNSPVEDGAVQDNRRFERHAKTVRELADRGFETVLMAHQGRPGRDTFVSLEQHADILSGHIGGDVDFVADTFGEDALAAIDDLDGGDVLLLENTRMCDEELPEEDPEVKAETEFVRTLAPAFDAYVNDAYSAAHRSHASLVGFPLVLPAYAGRVMETEYEANTAIAQKEFDGQVTMAVGGTKATDVIDVMDHLGDTVDDFLLGGIAGELFLRADGAPVGFDLDPDLDLYDSQWEDNHELIEQILEENREKITLATDMAYADEDGDRTEMDVADIDEKTVSFMDVGTDTAEHYADVVRDSEAVFVKGALGVFEEERFSVGTVSVLEAIAETDCFSVVGGGDTSRAIEMYGMSEDDFGHVSIAGGAYIRALTGASLIGVEVLQRE; this comes from the coding sequence ATGGCAGCGTTCCAGACGCTCGACGACCTCGCAGACGGACAGCGCGTCCTCGTCCGCCTCGACCTGAACTCGCCGGTCGAGGACGGCGCGGTGCAGGACAACCGCCGGTTCGAACGCCACGCGAAGACGGTTCGGGAACTCGCCGACCGTGGCTTCGAGACTGTGCTGATGGCCCACCAGGGTCGCCCCGGCCGGGACACGTTCGTCTCGCTCGAACAGCACGCCGACATCCTGAGCGGACACATCGGCGGGGACGTGGACTTCGTCGCCGACACCTTCGGCGAGGACGCGCTGGCCGCCATCGACGACCTCGACGGCGGCGACGTGCTCCTGCTGGAGAACACCCGGATGTGTGACGAGGAACTGCCCGAGGAAGACCCCGAGGTCAAGGCCGAGACGGAGTTCGTCCGGACGCTCGCCCCGGCGTTCGACGCCTACGTCAACGACGCCTACTCGGCGGCCCACCGCTCGCACGCCTCGCTGGTGGGCTTCCCGCTCGTGCTCCCGGCATACGCCGGCCGCGTCATGGAGACCGAGTACGAGGCAAACACCGCCATCGCACAGAAGGAGTTCGACGGGCAGGTGACGATGGCCGTCGGCGGGACGAAGGCGACCGACGTGATCGACGTGATGGACCACCTCGGCGACACGGTCGACGACTTCCTTCTGGGCGGGATCGCTGGCGAACTGTTCCTGCGGGCCGACGGCGCGCCCGTGGGCTTCGACCTCGATCCCGACCTGGATCTCTACGACTCTCAGTGGGAGGACAACCACGAGCTGATCGAGCAGATCCTCGAAGAGAACCGCGAGAAGATCACGCTGGCGACGGACATGGCCTACGCCGACGAGGACGGCGACCGCACCGAGATGGACGTGGCCGACATCGACGAGAAGACGGTCTCGTTCATGGACGTGGGCACGGACACGGCCGAGCACTACGCCGACGTGGTCCGGGACTCGGAGGCCGTCTTCGTGAAGGGTGCGCTGGGTGTCTTCGAGGAAGAGCGCTTCTCCGTCGGGACCGTGTCGGTGCTGGAAGCGATCGCCGAGACCGACTGCTTCTCGGTGGTCGGTGGCGGCGACACCTCCCGAGCGATCGAGATGTACGGCATGAGCGAGGACGACTTCGGGCACGTCTCGATCGCGGGCGGGGCGTACATCCGCGCGCTCACCGGGGCCTCGCTGATCGGCGTCGAGGTCCTCCAGCGGGAGTGA